The following are encoded in a window of Rhizobium sp. 11515TR genomic DNA:
- a CDS encoding OFA family MFS transporter has translation MTAADTNISQGTTTAGLLDRERIIAKPGFNRWLVPPAALAIHLCIGMAYGFSVFWLPLSKALGTSTPAPAECASLNLLTALFTTSCDWRVSDLGWIYTLFFVLLGSSAAIWGGWLEKVGPRKAGVVAACCWCGGILIAAIGVIFHQLWIMWIGAGVIGGIGLGLGYISPVSTLIKWFPDRRGMATGMAIMGFGGGAMIGAPLASLLMNHFRTDGSVGVWQTFIVMAAIYFVFMMGGAFGYRLPPAGWRPEGWTAPAAKSSMITTKHVHLRDAHKTPQFWLIWAVLCLNVSAGIGVIGMASPMLQEIFGGALIGLPDVKFADLSKDQIATVAAIAAGFAGLLSLFNIGGRFFWASLSDKIGRKNTYYCFFVIGIALYVLAPWAAGIHSKVLFVGALCIILSMYGGGFATVPAYLADIFGTQFVGAIHGRLLTAWATAGIIGPVVVNYIREAQKAAGVEGAQLYTFTMYILAGMLALGLIANSLVRPLADKWFMSDAEVAALQAKTAAANAGPTGSFDIGTGGFDGKALIAWAIVGIPLLWGVWVTIKSTYALFG, from the coding sequence ATGACGGCTGCGGATACCAATATTTCCCAAGGTACGACAACGGCGGGTCTGCTCGACCGCGAGCGAATCATCGCCAAGCCGGGCTTCAACCGATGGCTCGTGCCGCCGGCGGCGCTGGCGATTCATCTCTGCATCGGCATGGCCTATGGCTTCAGCGTGTTCTGGCTGCCGCTCTCCAAGGCGCTCGGCACTTCGACTCCAGCCCCTGCAGAATGCGCCAGCCTCAATCTTCTGACCGCCCTGTTCACGACGAGTTGCGATTGGCGCGTCAGCGATCTCGGCTGGATCTATACGCTCTTCTTCGTGCTGCTCGGCTCTTCCGCCGCCATCTGGGGTGGGTGGCTCGAGAAGGTTGGGCCGCGCAAGGCCGGCGTGGTGGCTGCCTGCTGCTGGTGCGGCGGTATCCTGATCGCAGCGATCGGCGTCATCTTCCATCAGCTCTGGATCATGTGGATCGGTGCCGGCGTCATCGGCGGTATCGGTCTCGGTCTCGGCTATATCTCGCCGGTGTCGACACTGATCAAATGGTTTCCGGATCGGCGCGGCATGGCGACCGGCATGGCGATCATGGGTTTCGGCGGCGGCGCGATGATCGGGGCACCGCTTGCGAGCCTGCTGATGAACCACTTTCGCACCGATGGCTCGGTCGGCGTCTGGCAGACTTTCATCGTCATGGCGGCGATCTATTTCGTCTTCATGATGGGTGGCGCCTTCGGCTATCGCCTGCCGCCGGCCGGATGGCGTCCGGAAGGCTGGACGGCACCCGCCGCCAAGAGCTCGATGATCACCACGAAGCATGTGCATCTTCGCGACGCCCATAAAACCCCGCAGTTCTGGCTGATCTGGGCGGTTCTTTGCCTCAACGTCTCGGCCGGTATCGGCGTCATCGGCATGGCCTCGCCCATGCTCCAGGAGATCTTCGGCGGCGCATTGATCGGCCTGCCGGATGTGAAATTTGCCGACCTCAGCAAGGATCAGATTGCCACCGTTGCGGCAATCGCCGCCGGCTTTGCCGGGCTGCTGTCGCTCTTCAACATCGGCGGCCGCTTCTTCTGGGCATCGCTCTCCGACAAGATCGGCCGCAAGAACACCTACTATTGCTTCTTCGTCATCGGCATTGCGCTCTATGTCCTGGCTCCCTGGGCGGCAGGCATCCACAGCAAGGTGCTGTTCGTCGGCGCGCTCTGTATTATCCTCTCGATGTATGGCGGCGGCTTCGCCACGGTCCCCGCCTATCTCGCCGATATCTTCGGTACGCAGTTCGTCGGCGCGATCCATGGCCGGCTGCTGACGGCCTGGGCGACGGCCGGCATCATCGGTCCTGTCGTGGTCAACTATATCCGCGAGGCACAGAAGGCGGCCGGCGTGGAAGGCGCCCAGCTCTATACCTTCACCATGTATATCCTCGCCGGCATGCTGGCCCTGGGCTTGATCGCCAATTCGCTGGTGAGACCGCTTGCCGACAAGTGGTTCATGTCGGACGCAGAGGTGGCGGCGCTGCAGGCAAAGACCGCCGCCGCCAATGCCGGCCCCACCGGCTCTTTCGACATCGGCACGGGCGGTTTCGATGGCAAGGCGCTGATCGCCTGGGCGATCGTCGGCATTCCACTGCTCTGGGGCGTATGGGTGACGATCAAGAGCACCTACGCATTGTTTGGCTAA
- a CDS encoding formate dehydrogenase subunit delta — MSPDETPHGKTETKLIYMANQIATFFKTQPAGEAVQGVATHINKFWEPRMRRQLFAIIDHGDGGLNPLVLEAASLIHRPASAEDVKSA, encoded by the coding sequence ATGTCGCCTGACGAAACGCCGCATGGCAAGACCGAAACCAAGCTTATCTATATGGCGAACCAGATCGCTACCTTTTTCAAGACACAGCCGGCGGGCGAGGCGGTGCAGGGTGTGGCTACGCACATTAACAAATTCTGGGAGCCGCGCATGCGAAGGCAGCTGTTCGCGATCATCGATCATGGCGACGGTGGGCTGAACCCTTTGGTCTTGGAGGCGGCCTCGCTGATCCACAGGCCAGCGTCTGCCGAGGATGTCAAGTCGGCTTAA
- the fdhD gene encoding formate dehydrogenase accessory sulfurtransferase FdhD: MTKFTPTTTVPETARRNGLVRSGTRIVPEEVPIAFSYGGTSHAVMMGTPADIEDFAVGFSLTEGIITDMGEIAAIEPIEDEQGIDVQISLVDDAADALRLRRRHMAGPVGCGLCGIESIEQAVRKVPDVSKVALKLTQKDIVRAIALLNDAQPLHRETHAVHGAGFYIPSEGLLAVREDVGRHNALDKLCGAVIRSGHKGADGVVAVTSRLSVEMVQKAAILGSSVLVAISAPTALAIRTAEEAGMTLVALVRGDDFEIFTHPHRIIPGSIADVA; the protein is encoded by the coding sequence ATGACTAAATTCACACCCACCACCACCGTTCCCGAAACCGCCCGCCGCAATGGTTTGGTCCGCTCGGGTACGCGTATCGTTCCCGAGGAAGTGCCGATCGCTTTTTCCTATGGCGGCACGTCGCATGCGGTCATGATGGGGACGCCCGCCGATATCGAGGATTTCGCCGTCGGCTTCAGCCTCACCGAGGGCATCATCACCGATATGGGTGAGATTGCTGCGATCGAGCCGATCGAGGACGAGCAAGGGATCGATGTGCAGATCAGTCTGGTCGATGACGCTGCGGATGCCCTGCGATTGCGCCGCCGCCATATGGCAGGCCCCGTCGGCTGCGGCCTCTGTGGTATCGAATCGATCGAGCAGGCCGTGCGCAAGGTGCCTGACGTTTCCAAGGTCGCTTTGAAGCTGACGCAGAAGGATATCGTTCGCGCCATCGCTCTCCTCAATGATGCCCAGCCGCTGCATCGCGAGACTCACGCCGTACATGGCGCTGGCTTCTATATCCCGTCCGAGGGTCTGCTTGCCGTGCGCGAGGATGTCGGGCGGCACAATGCGCTCGACAAGCTCTGCGGCGCGGTCATTCGGTCCGGCCATAAGGGCGCGGATGGCGTGGTCGCCGTCACCAGTCGCCTTTCCGTCGAGATGGTGCAGAAGGCAGCGATATTAGGCAGTTCCGTCCTTGTGGCGATTTCCGCGCCGACGGCGCTTGCCATCCGCACGGCCGAGGAGGCCGGCATGACGCTGGTGGCGCTGGTGCGCGGCGACGATTTCGAGATTTTCACCCATCCGCATCGCATCATCCCGGGGAGCATCGCCGATGTCGCCTGA